The proteins below come from a single Leptotrichia sp. oral taxon 223 genomic window:
- a CDS encoding J domain-containing protein: MNFAEAFKILEIEPTSDKKKIKVAYSKMLKKYHPEDFPEMFMRINGAYEKALGYTENNFSENLYENTQNFRKTEKMKESDFSDIFDSKKFEKKEYKFTEKSEERQSKEKFFEKKDNKNKYEKLNIFEYLKNSMRTEDRFTEAFKILEMEPTTDKEKIKKKYKELLKRYHRNNPENYDKIFSRINEAYGIALGFEQSNFNEYGGDSIEDIFDKIFNSGNNSSDKSFFKKTQDFSKGFDENEITNKSISEWLGQLKNLLLSEKRPLTEYREILRDFHFNFDVSEKNQIREILQKNGLRGYAWRNITRIEMELLIYNLNNSNMTNDILGENWVDTGKSENTGLDEIVKNIISENFSENEKGYEKFIKDYFNIKIFRLFGKNIALYPYRDIEQVGTTFKFITYKIRNEYVDVNKYIEIFDREQKNNKKVGISLHIMPYLWSIFGAIVLFLFFLNPIVDWYIGILGTIFFIILDWVNIAREKEFEWSMQYGYSSYLSILMSIIFVVNLIVIGSIESEIPIISSLLYSQLIFQFIFLNIILFVKMVVTTNIRYKRLRDFSKKVLDVFILKK, from the coding sequence TTGAATTTTGCAGAAGCATTTAAAATACTGGAAATAGAGCCGACGAGTGATAAAAAGAAAATAAAAGTTGCTTATTCCAAGATGTTGAAAAAATATCATCCTGAGGATTTTCCTGAAATGTTTATGAGGATTAATGGGGCTTACGAAAAAGCTTTGGGATATACAGAAAATAATTTCTCTGAAAATTTGTATGAAAATACTCAAAATTTTAGAAAAACGGAAAAAATGAAAGAGAGTGATTTTTCGGATATTTTTGATTCAAAAAAATTTGAGAAAAAAGAATATAAATTTACTGAAAAATCTGAAGAAAGACAGTCAAAGGAAAAGTTTTTTGAAAAAAAAGATAATAAAAATAAATATGAAAAACTTAATATTTTTGAATACTTAAAAAATTCTATGCGAACAGAGGATAGATTTACAGAAGCGTTTAAAATACTAGAAATGGAACCTACAACTGATAAAGAAAAAATAAAAAAGAAATATAAAGAGCTATTAAAGAGGTATCATCGTAACAATCCTGAAAATTATGATAAAATATTTAGTAGAATTAACGAAGCTTACGGAATTGCTTTGGGATTTGAGCAATCGAATTTTAATGAATATGGAGGGGATTCTATTGAGGATATATTTGATAAAATTTTTAATTCCGGCAATAATTCAAGCGATAAAAGTTTTTTTAAAAAAACACAAGATTTTTCAAAAGGTTTTGATGAAAATGAAATAACAAACAAATCAATATCTGAGTGGTTAGGACAGCTTAAAAATCTTCTTTTATCTGAAAAACGTCCATTAACAGAATATCGAGAAATTTTACGTGATTTTCATTTTAATTTTGATGTTTCGGAAAAAAATCAGATTAGAGAAATTTTACAAAAAAATGGATTACGTGGTTATGCTTGGAGAAATATAACGAGAATTGAAATGGAACTTTTGATTTATAATCTAAATAATTCTAATATGACTAATGATATTTTAGGAGAAAATTGGGTAGATACTGGTAAAAGTGAAAACACAGGCTTAGATGAAATTGTAAAAAATATTATAAGTGAAAATTTTTCGGAAAATGAAAAAGGATATGAAAAATTTATTAAGGATTATTTTAATATTAAAATTTTTAGATTATTTGGAAAGAATATTGCGTTATACCCTTACAGAGATATAGAGCAAGTAGGCACAACTTTTAAATTTATAACTTATAAAATACGAAATGAATATGTTGATGTTAATAAATATATAGAAATTTTTGATAGAGAACAAAAAAATAATAAGAAAGTAGGAATAAGTTTACACATAATGCCTTATTTATGGAGTATTTTTGGTGCGATAGTTTTATTTTTATTCTTTTTAAATCCTATTGTTGACTGGTATATAGGGATTTTGGGAACTATTTTTTTCATAATTTTAGACTGGGTTAATATAGCTAGGGAAAAAGAATTTGAGTGGAGTATGCAGTATGGGTATTCAAGTTATTTGTCAATCTTAATGAGTATAATTTTTGTTGTAAATCTTATTGTTATTGGCAGTATAGAAAGTGAAATACCAATTATATCATCTTTACTGTATTCACAGTTAATATTTCAATTTATATTTTTAAATATAATCTTATTTGTAAAAATGGTAGTAACTACAAATATAAGATACAAGCGATTAAGAGATTTTTCAAAAAAAGTTTTGGATGTATTTATTTTAAAAAAGTAA
- a CDS encoding sakacin A production response regulator has product MNKKFNYKPLIEYTDYTERKYVKPEKAGDLKEDMELFRKNGQAARKIFTEIAKSVEKNLEGFHLQKVSSWMNQAQIARPYLWVFFKQEGDTENESGIALRVFKNVKTKKVGISMEVSFVERKIGENTLERQNKVLELPIKKPLYYFVQFSKSKENCMLDRIEGSEKNRKKLIEDMKEGNIRKVLVKFDVEEIEKFENLEDLTKEFLKGFKLLMPFYLKTKEI; this is encoded by the coding sequence ATGAATAAAAAATTTAATTATAAGCCATTAATTGAATATACAGACTATACTGAAAGAAAATATGTGAAACCTGAAAAAGCAGGAGATTTGAAGGAAGATATGGAGCTTTTTAGGAAAAATGGACAAGCGGCAAGAAAAATTTTTACAGAAATTGCCAAGTCTGTGGAGAAAAATTTGGAGGGATTTCATTTGCAGAAAGTTAGTAGCTGGATGAATCAGGCACAAATTGCCCGTCCTTATCTTTGGGTATTTTTTAAACAGGAAGGGGATACTGAAAATGAGTCGGGGATTGCACTTCGAGTATTTAAAAATGTGAAAACTAAAAAAGTTGGAATTTCGATGGAAGTGAGTTTTGTTGAACGTAAAATTGGGGAAAATACCCTTGAAAGACAAAATAAGGTTTTGGAATTACCTATTAAAAAGCCACTTTATTATTTCGTGCAATTTTCAAAAAGTAAGGAAAACTGTATGCTGGATAGAATTGAAGGAAGTGAGAAAAATAGGAAAAAGTTAATTGAAGATATGAAAGAAGGAAACATCAGAAAAGTGCTTGTTAAATTTGATGTGGAAGAAATTGAAAAATTTGAAAATCTTGAAGATTTGACAAAGGAATTTTTAAAGGGCTTTAAATTGCTGATGCCATTTTATTTGAAAACTAAGGAAATTTAG
- a CDS encoding type I restriction-modification enzyme R subunit C-terminal domain-containing protein, producing the protein MEAEKLMNVSYSATVTFTRKALELAVKWVYANDGELRMPPQINLASLIRGKKFRDIIPYNMSGLLSYIQQLGNKAVHSERIVKREEAILNLRNLFSFTTWIDYSYSEDYSDVEFDESILGENDKIVKVQSEKDELSKQLAEINKKLEELSNENQTLRKENEEKRKVNEKEYKIDEIFEAQTRERYIDLVIENEGWIIGKNCIPEVEITGIPTPSGKGKADYAERKVSSIYSKKDLEKLVFKRRNKTRLKNIMIKDSITNRAYQKEAIIRVAEAVEKEFSEFLSNENLNSNQINFVKHIVDYIVQTGSIDKEKLQEFPIVNKFGGVGELFKNKTDVLIEIIGAVEKVNGRFEHISQESGFNSN; encoded by the coding sequence ATAGAAGCAGAAAAACTTATGAATGTTTCTTATTCAGCAACAGTAACTTTTACAAGGAAAGCATTGGAACTTGCTGTAAAGTGGGTTTATGCAAATGACGGTGAATTAAGAATGCCGCCGCAGATAAATTTAGCATCATTGATAAGAGGGAAAAAATTTAGAGATATAATTCCTTATAATATGAGTGGATTACTTTCTTACATACAACAATTGGGAAATAAAGCTGTTCATTCTGAAAGAATTGTAAAAAGAGAAGAGGCGATTTTGAATCTTAGAAATTTATTTTCATTTACTACATGGATTGATTATTCATATTCAGAAGATTATTCAGATGTAGAATTTGATGAATCTATACTTGGAGAAAATGATAAAATAGTTAAAGTTCAATCTGAAAAAGATGAATTATCCAAGCAACTTGCTGAAATTAATAAAAAGCTCGAAGAATTATCTAATGAAAATCAGACATTGAGAAAAGAAAACGAGGAAAAACGTAAAGTAAACGAAAAAGAATACAAAATAGATGAAATCTTTGAAGCTCAAACAAGAGAAAGATACATTGATCTGGTTATAGAAAATGAAGGATGGATTATAGGTAAAAATTGTATACCAGAAGTTGAGATTACAGGTATTCCAACTCCAAGTGGGAAAGGGAAAGCTGATTATGCTGAAAGAAAAGTTTCAAGCATATATAGTAAAAAAGATTTAGAAAAATTGGTATTCAAGAGAAGAAATAAAACTAGATTAAAAAATATAATGATAAAAGATTCCATCACAAATAGAGCTTATCAAAAGGAAGCAATTATAAGAGTGGCAGAGGCTGTTGAAAAAGAATTTTCTGAATTTTTAAGTAATGAAAACTTAAACTCAAATCAAATAAATTTTGTTAAACATATTGTAGACTATATTGTTCAAACTGGAAGCATTGATAAAGAAAAATTGCAAGAATTTCCGATTGTAAATAAATTTGGTGGAGTAGGGGAACTGTTTAAAAATAAAACTGACGTTTTGATAGAAATTATAGGTGCAGTTGAAAAAGTAAATGGCAGATTTGAGCATATATCACAGGAAAGTGGATTTAATAGTAATTAA
- a CDS encoding class I SAM-dependent DNA methyltransferase translates to MYDTVVNEVFLFIKNLNGDNSSSFSRYMKDAIFQIPTPQMLEKIVTGIEDLALEGDIKGNLYEYLLSKLATSGTNGQFRTPRHIIDMMVKLVKPVPTDMIIDPACGTSGFLVGAGEYLKENHNEIFNSEELKNHYQNNMFYGNDMDTTMLRIGTMNMMLHDIENPDIDYKDSLAKSNTDKEKYTLVLANPPFKGSLDAESVADDILKITKTKKTELLFLALMIRILKNGGRCAVIVPDGVLFGASNAHKQLRKEIIENHILQGIISMPSGVFKPYAGVSTAVLLFTKIGVGGTDKVWFYDMQADGYSLDDKRTKIEDNDIDDIINRFSNLENEADRKRTEKSFLVPKEEIIENDYDLSINKYKEIEYEEIVYEKPEVIIGKIKELEKEITLGLEELEKLVK, encoded by the coding sequence ATGTATGATACCGTAGTAAATGAAGTATTTCTGTTTATTAAAAACTTAAATGGGGATAACAGTTCATCATTTTCAAGATACATGAAAGATGCGATATTTCAAATACCAACTCCACAAATGCTTGAAAAAATTGTTACAGGAATTGAAGATTTGGCTTTAGAAGGGGATATAAAAGGTAATTTATATGAATATTTGTTATCTAAATTGGCTACTTCTGGAACAAATGGACAGTTTAGAACTCCTAGACATATTATTGACATGATGGTAAAACTTGTAAAACCAGTGCCTACTGATATGATAATTGATCCTGCTTGTGGAACTTCTGGATTTTTAGTTGGAGCTGGTGAATATTTGAAAGAAAATCATAATGAAATTTTTAATTCTGAAGAGTTGAAAAATCATTATCAAAATAACATGTTTTATGGAAATGATATGGATACAACTATGCTTAGAATAGGTACAATGAATATGATGTTGCATGACATAGAAAATCCAGATATAGATTATAAAGATTCACTTGCAAAATCAAATACAGATAAGGAAAAATACACCTTAGTCCTTGCTAATCCGCCTTTTAAAGGTTCATTAGATGCAGAATCAGTTGCTGATGATATATTAAAAATAACAAAAACTAAAAAAACAGAATTATTATTTTTGGCATTAATGATAAGAATTTTAAAAAATGGTGGAAGATGTGCTGTTATCGTACCTGATGGAGTTTTATTTGGTGCCAGTAATGCTCATAAGCAATTAAGAAAAGAAATTATTGAAAATCACATTTTGCAAGGAATAATATCGATGCCAAGTGGAGTATTTAAACCATACGCAGGAGTAAGTACAGCTGTATTATTATTTACGAAAATAGGTGTTGGAGGAACAGACAAGGTATGGTTCTATGATATGCAGGCAGATGGATATTCATTGGATGATAAAAGAACAAAAATAGAAGACAACGATATAGATGATATTATCAATAGATTTTCAAACTTAGAAAACGAAGCCGATAGAAAAAGAACCGAAAAGTCTTTCTTAGTTCCAAAAGAAGAAATCATTGAAAATGACTATGATTTATCAATAAACAAATACAAGGAAATAGAATATGAAGAAATTGTTTATGAAAAGCCTGAAGTTATTATTGGAAAAATAAAAGAACTAGAAAAAGAGATAACATTAGGTTTGGAAGAACTTGAAAAGTTGGTGAAATAG
- a CDS encoding restriction endonuclease subunit S — MFIGPFGSSLKNECFVSKEKGFCIVYEQKHAIRKTIDTLNRYVDKKKYEELKRFTVYPGDIIMSYRGTVGEIYRIPYNAKFEIMHPSIMKIRLNNEVYNVIFFEKMLEKHMKKILYMSQGSGIKMAITAKELGKKDFIVPPLSLQNEFSQFVEKTDKLKFEAEKSLKEMENLYDSLMQKFFKQ, encoded by the coding sequence ATGTTTATTGGTCCATTTGGAAGTAGTTTAAAAAATGAATGTTTTGTTTCTAAGGAAAAAGGATTTTGTATTGTATATGAACAGAAGCATGCAATAAGAAAAACAATAGATACATTAAATCGGTATGTAGATAAGAAAAAATATGAAGAATTAAAAAGATTTACAGTATATCCAGGAGATATAATAATGAGTTATAGGGGAACAGTTGGAGAAATTTATAGAATTCCATACAATGCTAAATTTGAAATAATGCATCCTTCTATAATGAAAATTAGGTTAAATAATGAAGTTTATAATGTTATATTCTTTGAAAAAATGTTAGAGAAACATATGAAAAAAATATTGTATATGTCTCAAGGTAGCGGAATAAAAATGGCAATCACAGCAAAAGAGTTAGGGAAAAAAGATTTTATAGTTCCTCCGCTTTCGCTCCAAAATGAATTTTCACAATTTGTAGAGAAAACGGATAAATTAAAGTTTGAAGCCGAAAAATCGTTAAAAGAAATGGAAAATTTGTATGATTCTTTGATGCAAAAATTTTTTAAACAATGA
- a CDS encoding restriction endonuclease subunit S — protein MEKTLENYFLFIRNGVSIKQFDGDGIPITRIESISNEYLNFSKLGFANIYDENYKEYYLKNGDILMLHINSQKHLGKTAIVENLDKKVIHGMNLICLRPDVKKKLPEYIFYFFKTKKFKI, from the coding sequence ATGGAAAAAACGTTAGAAAATTATTTTTTATTTATACGTAATGGAGTTTCGATAAAGCAATTTGATGGTGATGGCATACCAATAACTAGAATAGAATCGATTTCAAATGAATATTTAAATTTCTCAAAGTTAGGCTTTGCTAATATTTATGATGAAAATTATAAAGAATATTATTTAAAAAATGGAGATATTCTAATGTTGCATATTAATAGTCAAAAACATTTAGGTAAAACAGCGATAGTAGAAAATTTAGATAAAAAAGTAATACATGGAATGAATTTAATTTGTTTAAGACCTGACGTGAAAAAAAAACTTCCTGAATACATTTTTTATTTTTTTAAGACAAAAAAATTTAAAATTTAA
- a CDS encoding DnaJ domain-containing protein, whose product MEFGEAFKILEIEPTDDKKKIKVAYSKMLKKYHPEDFPEMFMKINEAYETALEYSEEEEYEEYDYDEVFYEADFEILDEEDEEFSDVFSGEYEWKEKDFEAWLKKFYRILNGEKISFINLKIFLKKFDRFSDNEKNRIRDILNLENVDYEGNLILNSDNILEFEKEYIISRLTDGKTEFEEIRRLYNSKEDKDKAVENFVEKYFHVKKLNFFVFFVFWNIYHGNYECFDIKINKKIYNFFFVLINNLFLKRIVYSYKEIQKIFYRMGIKCEDDIKEEDEILYSLVFVLSSLALVFIWIFSLPVITNMGLKEIAYEDIITSFDLARTFWIVLGVTRVYYDIMIAKRGNNLNMTSMLYVQIILLGSYLISIYFKYEIKDMLLLVILVWLVIKLMIVNSIKYYRLTNYAKKIMDKIY is encoded by the coding sequence TTGGAGTTTGGTGAAGCGTTTAAGATACTGGAAATAGAGCCGACAGATGATAAGAAGAAAATAAAAGTTGCGTATTCCAAGATGCTGAAAAAATATCACCCTGAAGATTTTCCTGAGATGTTTATGAAAATTAATGAGGCTTATGAAACTGCTTTGGAGTATTCAGAAGAAGAGGAGTATGAAGAGTATGATTATGATGAAGTTTTTTATGAAGCAGACTTTGAAATTTTGGATGAGGAAGATGAGGAATTTTCTGATGTTTTTAGTGGTGAATATGAATGGAAAGAAAAAGACTTTGAGGCTTGGCTAAAGAAATTTTATAGAATTTTGAATGGTGAAAAGATTTCATTTATTAATTTAAAAATTTTTTTGAAGAAGTTTGATAGATTTTCAGATAATGAAAAGAACAGAATTAGAGATATTTTAAATTTGGAAAATGTTGATTATGAGGGTAATTTGATTTTAAATTCGGACAATATTCTCGAATTTGAAAAAGAGTATATTATTTCACGTTTAACAGATGGTAAAACTGAGTTTGAGGAAATAAGGAGGCTTTATAATAGTAAGGAAGATAAGGATAAGGCTGTGGAAAATTTTGTGGAAAAATATTTTCATGTAAAAAAATTGAATTTTTTTGTATTTTTCGTATTTTGGAATATTTATCATGGAAATTATGAATGTTTTGATATAAAAATAAATAAAAAAATATATAATTTCTTTTTTGTTTTGATAAATAATTTATTTTTAAAAAGAATCGTTTACAGTTACAAGGAAATTCAGAAGATATTTTACCGTATGGGAATTAAATGTGAGGACGATATTAAGGAAGAAGATGAGATATTGTACAGCTTAGTATTTGTCCTTAGTAGTCTGGCATTAGTTTTTATTTGGATATTCAGCTTACCAGTAATTACAAATATGGGTTTAAAGGAAATTGCTTACGAGGATATTATAACCAGTTTTGATCTAGCGAGAACTTTTTGGATTGTACTAGGAGTTACAAGGGTTTACTACGACATTATGATAGCAAAACGTGGGAATAATCTGAATATGACAAGTATGCTGTATGTACAGATTATATTGCTGGGAAGTTATTTGATTTCTATTTACTTTAAATATGAAATTAAAGATATGCTGCTTCTAGTGATATTAGTGTGGCTGGTTATAAAGTTGATGATAGTAAATAGCATAAAATATTACAGATTGACAAATTATGCGAAAAAGATAATGGATAAGATATATTGA
- a CDS encoding ATP-binding protein — MKYYRRSIEQVINEYKEQFPILLLTGPRQVGKSTLFKELFQPEYKYFSLDDPILKEQIVNDPRLFLKNNPEKLIIDEVQYAPSIFPYLKMKVDENREDGMYLMTGSQAFVLMKNVSETLAGRVGILELQGISLREQFDIEFNKPFIPNEEYISEREKNITEYTNLWQRIHRGYMPELVFNDRKKWEFFYSSYVQTYIERDVRDLINISDESKFLKFMISLASRSGELLNYGAVANEVGVSNETVKRWVSVLRTSRIIYLVEPYFNNHLKRVIKTPKIYFMDIGLLAYLTKWPTPETLANGAKAGNIFETFVVSEIIKSYLNAGIINPPLYFYRDKDKKEIDLIIEEAEKIYPIEIKMSASPNKEMAKNFSVLKRKVDKEIGTGVIICQYDNKVYLSEDILVLPIEYI; from the coding sequence ATGAAATATTATAGACGTTCAATAGAACAGGTTATTAATGAATATAAGGAACAATTTCCGATATTACTGCTTACTGGGCCAAGACAAGTTGGTAAAAGTACGCTTTTTAAGGAATTATTTCAGCCAGAATACAAATATTTTTCATTAGATGATCCTATTTTAAAAGAACAGATAGTCAATGATCCAAGATTATTTTTAAAGAATAATCCTGAAAAATTGATAATAGATGAAGTACAATATGCACCATCAATATTTCCTTATTTGAAAATGAAAGTTGATGAAAATAGAGAAGACGGGATGTATCTGATGACAGGTTCGCAAGCTTTTGTCCTTATGAAAAATGTTTCTGAAACTCTGGCAGGAAGAGTAGGGATTCTAGAACTTCAGGGAATAAGCTTAAGAGAACAGTTTGATATAGAGTTTAATAAGCCTTTTATTCCTAATGAAGAATATATTTCTGAGAGGGAAAAAAATATAACAGAATATACGAATTTATGGCAAAGAATTCATAGAGGATATATGCCTGAACTTGTATTTAATGATAGAAAGAAATGGGAATTTTTCTATTCATCATATGTACAGACATATATTGAAAGAGACGTAAGGGATTTAATAAATATATCTGATGAAAGCAAATTTTTGAAATTTATGATAAGTTTAGCATCAAGAAGTGGAGAATTGCTGAATTATGGAGCAGTAGCTAATGAAGTTGGAGTAAGTAATGAAACAGTAAAAAGATGGGTATCTGTATTGAGAACTTCAAGAATAATTTATTTAGTGGAACCATATTTTAATAATCATTTAAAAAGGGTTATAAAAACGCCAAAAATATATTTTATGGATATAGGATTGCTGGCATATCTTACAAAATGGCCAACTCCTGAAACACTTGCAAATGGTGCAAAAGCAGGAAATATATTTGAAACATTTGTAGTATCAGAAATAATAAAAAGTTATCTAAATGCTGGTATTATAAATCCGCCACTATATTTTTATAGAGATAAGGATAAAAAAGAAATAGATTTGATAATAGAAGAAGCAGAAAAAATATATCCTATTGAAATTAAAATGAGCGCATCGCCTAATAAAGAGATGGCAAAGAATTTTTCGGTTCTCAAAAGAAAAGTAGATAAGGAAATTGGGACAGGAGTAATCATATGTCAATATGATAATAAAGTTTACCTATCAGAAGATATTCTTGTTTTGCCGATCGAATATATATAA
- a CDS encoding class I SAM-dependent methyltransferase codes for MNNYIKLNEDRWNNVKNDYTEPLTHEELEEVRNNPISVALTVGKKVPKEWFEKANGKKILGLACGGGQQGAVFAIKGYDVTIMDFSKSQLQRDDMVAKREGLKINTVQGDMTKPFPFENETFDIIFNPVSNVYVEDLENIYKEASRVLKKGGLLMVGFMNPWIYMYDADIVWDKPDEELLLKFSIPFNSKELEEEGKITIKPEYGYEFSHTLETQIRGQLKNGLAMIDFYESCDKRHRLSRYGNDYIATLCIKL; via the coding sequence ATGAACAATTATATAAAATTAAATGAAGATAGATGGAATAATGTAAAAAATGACTATACTGAGCCATTGACACATGAAGAATTAGAAGAAGTTAGAAATAATCCAATTTCTGTTGCATTAACTGTTGGGAAAAAAGTTCCAAAAGAATGGTTTGAAAAAGCAAACGGAAAAAAGATATTAGGTTTAGCTTGTGGTGGTGGACAGCAGGGAGCAGTTTTTGCTATAAAAGGTTATGATGTAACCATAATGGATTTTTCTAAATCACAATTACAAAGAGATGATATGGTTGCTAAAAGAGAAGGCTTAAAAATCAACACAGTTCAAGGCGATATGACAAAACCATTTCCATTTGAAAATGAAACTTTTGATATTATTTTTAATCCAGTTTCAAATGTATATGTAGAAGATTTAGAAAACATATATAAAGAAGCCTCTCGAGTATTGAAAAAGGGTGGATTGTTAATGGTTGGATTTATGAATCCTTGGATATACATGTATGATGCTGACATTGTATGGGACAAACCCGATGAGGAATTACTTTTAAAGTTTTCAATACCTTTTAATTCAAAAGAGCTTGAAGAGGAAGGCAAGATAACCATAAAACCAGAATATGGATATGAATTTAGCCATACCTTAGAAACTCAGATTAGAGGACAACTTAAAAATGGTCTCGCTATGATAGATTTTTATGAATCGTGTGACAAAAGACATAGATTATCACGTTATGGAAATGACTATATAGCTACACTTTGCATTAAACTATAA
- a CDS encoding type I restriction-modification system subunit M N-terminal domain-containing protein, translating into MIITGELKNKIDKIWEIFWTGGITNPLSVIEQFTYLIFIKLLDDKQLRAERDAVLLGIEPKKFFNEEQQNLRWSNFKEL; encoded by the coding sequence ATGATAATAACAGGAGAACTGAAAAATAAAATTGATAAAATATGGGAAATATTTTGGACAGGAGGAATAACAAATCCTTTGTCTGTAATAGAACAGTTTACATATTTGATATTTATAAAATTATTGGATGATAAGCAATTAAGAGCTGAAAGAGATGCGGTTCTTTTAGGAATAGAGCCTAAAAAATTTTTTAATGAAGAACAGCAAAACCTTAGATGGAGTAATTTTAAAGAATTATAA
- a CDS encoding restriction endonuclease subunit S, translating to MFGDPIKNDKGWEVKKLGEITNKIGDGLHGTPKYDINGSIPFINGNNLTEGKIVIQENTKFVNKVEYKKYFKEISINTVFLSINGTLGRLAFYNNERIVLGKSVCFIDLKKDINKIFIYYLLKNKKVIYELEQNSTKSTIKNTSLKYVRNFNTILPPCSLQNTFAEFVTRIDKFKVFLQLYTVYFY from the coding sequence ATGTTTGGAGATCCGATTAAGAATGATAAGGGATGGGAAGTAAAAAAATTAGGAGAAATTACTAATAAAATTGGAGATGGATTACACGGAACACCAAAATACGATATTAATGGATCAATACCGTTTATTAATGGAAATAATTTGACAGAAGGTAAAATAGTAATTCAAGAGAATACAAAATTTGTAAATAAAGTAGAGTATAAAAAGTATTTTAAAGAAATATCAATAAATACAGTATTCTTATCAATTAATGGAACACTAGGAAGACTAGCTTTCTATAATAATGAAAGGATAGTTTTAGGAAAGAGTGTATGTTTTATTGATTTAAAAAAGGATATAAACAAAATATTCATTTATTATTTGTTGAAAAATAAAAAAGTTATTTATGAACTAGAACAAAATTCTACAAAAAGTACAATAAAAAATACAAGTTTAAAATATGTAAGAAATTTTAATACAATTCTTCCGCCATGTTCATTACAAAACACTTTTGCTGAATTTGTGACAAGAATAGATAAATTTAAAGTTTTTTTACAACTTTATACAGTATATTTTTACTGA